The following is a genomic window from Pseudopipra pipra isolate bDixPip1 chromosome 2, bDixPip1.hap1, whole genome shotgun sequence.
ATATGCAGTGCACTTGCAACAGTGCTCTTGGCTCTCCTCATTCTTTGCGTTATCTATTGTAAGAGGCAGTTTATGGAGAAGAAACCAAGCTGTGAGTTTCCAGTTATTACTGttctttataatatttatatagtGGTGTTAGTTTGGCAGATCTCTCTGTAggtaaataaatgaaatgtcTGCATCATTCAAGCAAGTTTAGCATTGAGATGATCAAGGTAGCAGAAGCCTAAGACTCCATCCGAGtttgccagctcagtgtggatGTTCCAGCTTCTACTGATAAAATGCTGTGTAGATACCCAGAAACAGTCTAATTGCATCAATTCTGTGCCACACTCTGCTAGATGCTGCACAGGATCTATGCATCACATGCTATTGTGAAACACGGATTGGGTCATCGAGACAATGGATGTGGCCAGTGTAGATGAGAGATTTGTCACTAACAGTTTGGGTTTTATGGGCATATTCAAGATGAATTAAATGCCTAAGACAGTTAAATTAGTAAACTTTTTTTAAACCCATAACAGCTCATCaatgtaatttgtttttaatacacATTTTTCTGCCACTTactttaaattaagaaaaaatcaaaagcaCTCTAGTTCCCCtttatagtttaaaaaaacttgtattaaaatatgtttatagCATCTAATGAGCCCTGAATGCCAAACAGGGATATTATCTAGGAAGGATTGGTCTTATCACTGCTTACAGcacaagcaaaaataaaaagatcgAGAGAGGTATTTGTAAGAATTGTTCCTAACCTAGAAGATGCTTTAGAGTTTTATGAAATTCAGACATAATGAATTCAAACTTCAGTTAGTGAAGTATAGTAACTCGTTTGCCTTGGCCTACAATTATAGTGATTAAAGGAAGTCTGCTGTTAATATAAAGCTCTTTAAGATAACATAAACAAAATCTCAGTGGCTGAAAGCTGAGTGTCGAAAGTTTCAGATGGGAATCACTGAGAATCATTAGGCACTGAAAAACTGTAACACTGAATAAGATATACTCTCAAATCATCAAAATGAGAGCAGATGTCTTCCTAGAAGAGGCTGTAGTTGAACCAGGTGTTCTAGGGTTTGTTGCAAGATCTGTGGCTTGTGTTATATGAAACCACATGATCATTGTGGATCTTTCCATTGGAAAATGTATAGACATATGTTATAGCATGACATTTAAGCATTCTATGAAGATAGAAGGCTGTGAGCAGGAAGAAAGATAACACTTACTGATAcggatttttattctctttgttCAAAGGGTCTCTGAGATCACAAGACATTCACTACAATGGCTCTGAATTATCATGTTTTGATAGACCACGGCTAAATGAATTTGACCACAGAACATGTTGCCAATGCCAAAGAAACACATCACAGACATGTGGTATGTTAGGTCTACTAAGAGGTGACTTTATTTATCTAATACTTGAGTTGTAACATTTAACTTTAACTACAGAGTCAAACTACCCTTTGTCCTAGGCTAATTTCCCAATAAGCAGATAGGATTTTTAAGTAGctatttgggggttttttgttgttgttttttcctgttttcattccAGTGacttcacttaaaaaaaacctttaaatacCTACATCATTTCTTTCTGATAAAAATAGCACTGCATCTGGCTTTGAGACTTAAATTAGTATGAAGGATTTACCAGCCAGTATCTAAGAATGTGATATGAATGTTAAAGACATTAACAACCTCAACAATTAAAGTCATTGCCATTTTGTGAAGTCGTATCAAAACAGATGCAATTGTGACATTAGGAAATACATAATTTAACAGAAGAGCACGGGCTTAAATATCATCCTAACAGGTTAACTCAGAATGCTTCCTCTCAAGTGTATTCAGTTGAAAAGCAAATTAGTTAAAAAATTAGATATTCATGACTGGCATCTGTATTACTCCTGAAGGAAGGACAGGGCTTTCTTTTATAAGTAATTCAATTTTAAAGGAATAGAGAACCCATTCCTTGCAGTAAGAAATCTTTCCTCAATCCATGTATTATAATGTAACTGGCAAACTAATGCTCAAGTTTGAAAGAGAACAGAAACTAAATTTATACAGAGCTTTAACagttttaacattttcattccTTAGGACCAGTTCACTTGATTCCATCCCTGTGCTGTGATGAAACCTGTAGCATGGGTCACAGCTGTGCTTTCCACTCACAGACCACACTTAATGAAAGGTAACTTAGTTTTACAAATGTCTATTAAACATTAAGTATTGTTTTATGCAGTTAAACTAATATTTATACAGATACAATGGCTGTTTGAAGTGGAATGAGGGATTTTGATGAACTGTAGCCATATCACCCCATGTTGTGCAAGAACAGGTTTATAGTATTACTTTGCAAATGCTGACTTGATACATGGGTTTCTGCAAAGAAGTGACTTCTCTCATGAGCACATAGTCTTCCTTTTACTTTCTGGCACCTTAGAGGATTTGGTGACCCTCTCTTCTGCTATTGATTAGCAAGCTGCTGCATAGACTCATGAATCTGGTGGTATTGACAATTCAGAAGTgtcatgaaattatttttttttttaatttaggaaCTCTTTAGACTTTCACATTTGAAATATCtattatttctgaatttttagcAGATTATAATTTTCTCCTGATCCGCTGAATATAAATACAGTAGTAGAGTAGTTATTTCTACAGCAGTACCATGAGCTAAATACATAACATTTATGGTGTCCTTCAGAGTTTCCTTCCTTTCAGAGTTACAGATTTTAGCACAggatgtatttatttcttttagctAGAATAATTTTCCATATAGGGTTAAATTGGTCTTCAGCTGTTTTGTTCTAATGACCACATGTAACTGAAAATGTAGAGGCAGCTTCTTCATAAGTATTGTTTATGTAAGGTGACCTAGTGACCTAAGTATAAGATACAAAATATCTAAATTTTCTAACAATTTGTTTAAATACTGACAAGCTGGAGTCATCCTTGTGTACCACCAAGGCTGACAAATTGATAGCCTTGTACACAAAGTTGTGTACTTTTTGAGGAATCTTTTGGTTaaggctttaaaaataactgtaatATCCATGTAATTTGGACATCAAAGATCCTGTGGTTCCTTCCAGTAGAAATGGAGTTTATGCCAATTTCCTTTGCCAGAATAATGTATTTCCTTCAATTGTGGGGCAGTGTCCTGACTTTTGGCCTCCTTTCTGAAAATACTTTGCGTGCATATTAAAGCTATTAAAGCATCATGTTTTGGAAATGAGTAAGGCTACTTAAAATCTGTTATAGGCATGTTAATGTGGGATGAGTTTTGTCACACAAATTATTACTGCATATCAGTCTTAATATAGCCTTAACATTTTTATAAATCCGTTGACAgtttttggaaataaaacatatGTATAACTTTTTGGGTTTGGTAATACTGCTTTTGGCATACATATAATGAAAAACACTACTGGACTTCCAACAGACTTTGGCAGATGTCAGTATTATCATGCACTTTAAATACACTTGAGGTAGATAATATTGAGTTTCTACTTGTACTTTCTTCCATTTTCcataacataaaaataatatttgcccttctttaattttatgtcctttccacaggaaaaagaatAGGAGAAAaacttttcatattttgaaGCCTAGAcagaacaaactgaaaaatctAAAATGAATTTGAGTTTAAAGCAAACACAAAGTTTCAAGCAGTCTCATTGTCTGTTCCCGTCTCCCACTTTACTTCTTCTGTTAGATATTTGTCTAGcctggttttttgggggggaaaaaaaggaacaaaaaaaaaaaaaaaaaaaaaacaaaacccaaaaaaacccctagtgTTGAAGATTCTAGATTCTACCCAACCGTCTTTCTTGATGTACTTAAACCTGTTATATCTTGTCTTAGTACCCCACCTCCCCatgcattgaaaaaaaataaattccttcttCTTTGCAACAGTGTTTGTATCCGGACACTACTATGATATTTTTTGGTCATATTTCTGCCTGTAAACAACCCAGCTGTAGAACCTGTTTTCTGGAACCCCGGATTCACTGTCTGAAGTGCTCTGGGCATCATGTTTACCTTTAGTAGTGTTCACCAGAGCTTTTGTCATTTCCAGACAAGGAACAAACTGTATTCCTTTTCAAATGGATCAATGTCTCTAGAGTATTAATACAACCCTGTTAAACCTTCTTGAAATAACAGCAATTACTAATGATAATAATTACAATACTGACAATATTTTCTGGAATGCTTTGTAAACCATGTGTCTGTTCTttcacagagctgctgattCTGTTGGAGAAATGATTCCTGCTTTCCTTGGTTCTCTTTCACACTCTGCCTGTGGAGACATTCCAGATGCTTGGCCTCTTATGCAAAACTCAGCTTGTTGTGACAGTATTTCTATCTGTGAATCATATTCAGAACTGGCTGGAGGATCTGCAAAATCCTGCAGCCCTGAGACTGAAAATGCAGCCACTGCTGAGTTGGATAATAACCAGGAAATAAGTGAAGTACTTATTTCAGCGAAGTCTCTTGATGGAAATGTTGCAAAGTCCTTTGAAATCTCCAAACACAGTACATGCATAGAAGTTTCATCACTTCAGAACTTGGTGACTGCTGAAACCCAGCCAAAGACAAAGTGTAATGGAACAACAAATGACTCTACAGATTGATAAAGAGGTAAAAAACAGAACTACAAAGGAGTGAGAATGAGTGCTTCAGGCATGTAGAGCTAGATAAAAATAGAATTGTAAAAAGTTGTAGGGTTATATTTCTCCATAGATTACACCTAGCTATTGCTGATATAAATTAAGCCTCTACAAGAGATCtggcattttaaaattgttAACTGAATTTGAAAGGTGTAATTATGCAAACTACTGTTGAAATAATATGAACCAGAATACAGGGGTAAATCAGTAAACCAGTAAGCTTTTATcaggggatttttttcattaaatttcaggggaaaaaaagagtttaatAGCCATATGACCAAACTGTTATGTGAGTCTAGTCTTCGTTTATGATGGAGAGCTGAGGAATTGTCTTCGCTTGTTGTAAACAAAGCATAAAAGACATGAAAGTGttcatctaaaaatatttacaaagccTTTCTGTGGAGTCACTACAGCAGGATTagaaacagaagagaatttcaaatgctttttaatgCCATTCATATTCACATGTCACCAGATGAAATGTTTGTCCATAAAATACAATTTAGTCAATGAAAGCTCAGAGAAAATGCAGGTGTGAGGTCAAAATGAGAAGAGGTGATAAAACAATTGTCGCTACTATGTAATAATGGAACCATCACAAAAAGTCACTCTGGTACTGGTTCATCATTATATCTTTCCGAATATTAGCTGTGCTCTGTAtctttaaaatggaattttctACTATTGTAAGTAAATTGGAACATCAAGTAACTAATCTGTGAAAGGATCCCAAATTATGGTATGTTGTTATCCCAGGGTTATGCAGGCTgtggctggaaagctgaaaCACCTTCCTGTGTATGTACACAGAGACAGGAACACAAGCAATTgccattaatattaataatccACCAAAGTTAATTAAGAAAATGATGCTATCTGTAATTATGAAAACTTTGGGTCAtctgcagaaataaaactgcCTTCCTTTGATCCTCTTACATTTGGTTTGCCTGCCACTTTCTTATTGTTCCTAAACATGAAGTAGAAAGTAATTAGTATTTAGCAAAAAATATGCATATTCTGAAGACATGTAAGAGCAGTAGTTATTTCTTTGTAAATCACGCCTTAATTGTTTAGGTAACATTGtcaagagaaggaaggaagtgAACAGACTGCTAAGTCAAGAACTGTTTTGCCATTAACTTCAAAGGACCTTGTATGTCACCCTGAAAATCTACTGCTGTCACTGAAAATATCAACCTTATCTGGGTTGCACATATTTTTCTCAATGTATTATTTACAATATATAGTTTTGTCTGTAACAATTCTTGGCACTGACTGCCCATGTCTTAGATAGCAATTATCATAGTTTTATTTTGGTATATGTCAAATATCATTAGGTGATATATATAGGTCATATTCTGTAGGTATGTGTAGGAAGGGACAGTGTCATGGCTCCGACTGCAGATCTCGATGCTGCTAGTTCCCAGGTCTCGTGATGTCTCAAGGGACTAGATTTCCATACtaacaggatttaaaaaatcaaaagtttGTGGGTGTTTTCCCTCTAAACCACGTATCAACTTCAGAGGTGTGCAATTAATATTATATAAGAGTTTTTCTAGATGAAAGGAACCATGGAATTTCGAAGTATTACTATAAAAATTAGCTTATATTTTGCCATAGTTGTTATAGTATATGAATTGTAAATTTTACTATCAATTCCTATGTGTATGGAGACATCTTTTCTAGCATCCCAAAATCCTGTATTCTTTGATGGTTTTGTACTATCCTGTATTACTACTGAGATTTGTGTATAATTTTGAATAATCAAGGTCTTCAGGAGGGTtaagtttttcttcatttttattctttcatagACCTTGCTGATTCATTTTGTACAATTTCTCCATATTCAGACACTGTGGTGGATCATTATCTCTGCATTTTTGGTGGAGAAATTTAAGTAGCGTTTGAGGGACAGAACCAGGACTTAGGCTTACCTGAGATGTATTTTCAGGCTTAATGGTAGCCAGCTGTACAACtccaagaaaattatttcatctcAGTCTAcaccattttttcccatttgccTTCCATCTTTCAtgtcttgaaatattttgaggGAAGGATGGTCTTTTTAGTGCCTGTGGATGCACTAGAG
Proteins encoded in this region:
- the TNFRSF19 gene encoding tumor necrosis factor receptor superfamily member 19 isoform X1, coding for MDAKGLQGDDKLKMLVILLAYLLSRVICETGDCREQEFRDQTGNCILCKQCGPGMELSKECGFGYGEDAQCMTCRPNRFKEDWGFQKCKPCLDCALVNRFQKANCSATSNALCGECLPGFYRKTKLGGFQDMECVPCGDPPPPYEPHCTTRVNLVKIPSTASSPRDTALAAVICSALATVLLALLILCVIYCKRQFMEKKPSWSLRSQDIHYNGSELSCFDRPRLNEFDHRTCCQCQRNTSQTCGPVHLIPSLCCDETCSMGHSCAFHSQTTLNERAADSVGEMIPAFLGSLSHSACGDIPDAWPLMQNSACCDSISICESYSELAGGSAKSCSPETENAATAELDNNQEISEVLISAKSLDGNVAKSFEISKHSTCIEVSSLQNLVTAETQPKTKCNGTTNDSTD
- the TNFRSF19 gene encoding tumor necrosis factor receptor superfamily member 19 isoform X2, which codes for MLSRVICETGDCREQEFRDQTGNCILCKQCGPGMELSKECGFGYGEDAQCMTCRPNRFKEDWGFQKCKPCLDCALVNRFQKANCSATSNALCGECLPGFYRKTKLGGFQDMECVPCGDPPPPYEPHCTTRVNLVKIPSTASSPRDTALAAVICSALATVLLALLILCVIYCKRQFMEKKPSWSLRSQDIHYNGSELSCFDRPRLNEFDHRTCCQCQRNTSQTCGPVHLIPSLCCDETCSMGHSCAFHSQTTLNERAADSVGEMIPAFLGSLSHSACGDIPDAWPLMQNSACCDSISICESYSELAGGSAKSCSPETENAATAELDNNQEISEVLISAKSLDGNVAKSFEISKHSTCIEVSSLQNLVTAETQPKTKCNGTTNDSTD